GTCGCCAGGCGTCAAACGGCCCTGATTTCCTGCAGCGAATCGAAAAGGAAATCGGACTGAACTTTGATGTCATCACGCCGGAGGAAGAGGCGACCCTGTCGGTGAAGGGCTGCCACGACCTGATCGACCCTGCGGCCAAGGCTGTCATGGTGTTCGATATTGGTGGCGGGTCCACTGAAATTTCCTGGATCAATACCAGCACGGATCCCATGACGACCGGAGCGTGGACATCCATGCCCTATGGTGTCGTGACGGTAGCCGAGCGCCATGGCCATGCCGAGATGACCAGGGCGGAATTCGACGCCATCGCCAACGACGTCGCCTCGCTTGTCCGACAGACATCGGTGCCCGATGAGATCGCCGATGCCTTCAGGAATGGTGATGCGCATCTGATCGGAACGTCGGGGACGGTCACCAGCCTTGCCGGCGTTCACCTCAAGCTGAAACGATATGTTCGCCGTGATGTGGACGGACTATGGCTGACTGCCGCTGAGGCCGCCGCTGTCACGGAAAGCCTGCGCTCTGCCGGTGCCGTCGCACGGGCGGAGGAACCCTGTATCGGTGAGGAGCGTGCCGACCTCGTCATTCCCGGCTGTGCAATCCTGCAGGGCATTTTGCAGGCATGGCCCACCGATCGCATCAGGGTCGGTGATCGAGGCTTGCGTGAGGGCGTGTTGATTGATCTGATCGAGCAATGGCGCCGCCGCTGACACCCCTGAGACCCCTGACAGGGTCATCGCCGGTGGAGGCTCTTGCGTTTTTGGCAATCTTCGCTATTCACCGCCATGGCTCAACCTCCAAAGAAACCCACAAAATCCACCAAGCGCGGCAAGGCGCGACGGACGAATCTTGCCCAGACGGCGCTGGGTAAGGAGCCGGAGAAGCGGGGCCTGTCCAAAAAACCGCATTCGGATGGGGAACAGCTCGCCGCGCGCGAGCTGACGACCAAGGTCAAGACGGCGCGCGGGCGCAAGATGTCGTCGACGCTGTGGCTCCAGCGTCAGCTCAACGACCCCTTCGTTGTCCGTGCCAAGGCTGAGGGATACCGCAGCCGCGCAGCCTATAAGCTCATTGAGCTGAACGAGAAATTCAACTTTCTGAAGCCTGGCGGGCGAATCGTCGATCTGGGGGCGGCCCCGGGCGGCTGGTGCCAGGTCGCCGTCAAGGAAACCGGCAAGACAGGGCATGTGGTCGGCATCGACTATTTGGGCATGCCG
This genomic stretch from Parvularcula sp. LCG005 harbors:
- a CDS encoding Ppx/GppA phosphatase family protein produces the protein MVARRDWRRKGRRETAPCFAAIDLGTNNCRLLIVTPQSKGFRVVDAFSRIVRLGEGLGSTGRLGDAAMDRTMDALKICADKLAARNIKRLRCIATQACRQASNGPDFLQRIEKEIGLNFDVITPEEEATLSVKGCHDLIDPAAKAVMVFDIGGGSTEISWINTSTDPMTTGAWTSMPYGVVTVAERHGHAEMTRAEFDAIANDVASLVRQTSVPDEIADAFRNGDAHLIGTSGTVTSLAGVHLKLKRYVRRDVDGLWLTAAEAAAVTESLRSAGAVARAEEPCIGEERADLVIPGCAILQGILQAWPTDRIRVGDRGLREGVLIDLIEQWRRR
- a CDS encoding RlmE family RNA methyltransferase; amino-acid sequence: MAQPPKKPTKSTKRGKARRTNLAQTALGKEPEKRGLSKKPHSDGEQLAARELTTKVKTARGRKMSSTLWLQRQLNDPFVVRAKAEGYRSRAAYKLIELNEKFNFLKPGGRIVDLGAAPGGWCQVAVKETGKTGHVVGIDYLGMPQVDGAEVLELDFLEDGAPDRLKTLLDGEADVVMSDMAAPTTGHKATDHMRIIALAESALDFAEEVLSPGGVFLAKVLQGGSEKSLLDRLKNKFRTVAHAKPKASRADSAEMYVVAIGFIPQGKKS